A stretch of Gossypium hirsutum isolate 1008001.06 chromosome A06, Gossypium_hirsutum_v2.1, whole genome shotgun sequence DNA encodes these proteins:
- the LOC107961981 gene encoding N6-mAMP deaminase isoform X1: MNREELEWCVSVPKVELHAHLNGSVRNSTLFELARVLGDKGVIVFSDVENVIMKDDRTLHEVFKLFDLIHILTTDHSTVTRITKEVIEDFAAENVVYLELRTTPKRNDSIGMSKRSYMDAVMEGLRAVSSVDVDYSPAGLKTNTFNGSTRKKMYVRFLLSIDRRESTEAAMETVKLALEMRDLGVVGIDLSGNPIVGNWSTFLPALKFAKEKGLYITLHCGEVPNQEEIKAMIDFFPHRIGHACCFDEENWRKLKSAKIPVEICLTSNIRTETISSIDIHHFVDLYKAKHPLVLCTDDSGVFSTSLSREYNLASSSFGLGKTEMFQLAEIAINFIFADDGVKADLRATFEEAVKKLNS; encoded by the exons ATGAACAGAGAAGAGCTGGAGTGGTGTGTTTCGGTTCCAAAGGTTGAACTTCATGCTCACCTCAATGGTTCAGTTAGGAACTCTACTCTCTT TGAACTTGCAAGAGTTTTGGGTGATAAGGGTGTCATTGTTTTCTCAGATGTGGAGAATGTTATAATGAAAG ACGACCGTACGCTACACGAAGTATTCAAGCTATTTGACCTTATCCACATTCTCACTACTGATCACTCCACTGTTACAAGGATTACTAAAGAG GTTATTGAAGATTTTGCTGCCGAGAATGTTGTATATCTAGAGCTTAGAACCACTCCTAAG AGAAATGATTCCATAGGAATGAGCAAACGTTCGTATATGGACGCTGTGATGGAGGGTTTAAGAGCTGTCAGTTCGGTTGACGTTGATTATTCTCCCGCTGGTTTGAAGACCAATACATTTAATGGATCTACGAGAAAGAAGATGTATGTAAGATTTCTTCTCAGCATTGATCGTCGTGAGAGCACTGAAGCTGCCATGGAAACT GTTAAGCTTGCACTGGAAATGAGGGATTTAGGTGTAGTTGGCATTGATCTCTCGGGAAACCCGATTGTTGGCAATTG GTCTACATTCTTGCCTGCATTAAAATTTGCAAAGGAGAAGGGTCTCTATATCACTCTTCACTGTGGAGAG GTACCTAACCAAGAGGAAATCAAAGCAATGATAGACTTCTTTCCACATAGGATTGGTCATGCTTGTTGCTTTGATGAGGAAAACTGGAGAAAGTTGAAATCAGCAAAAATCCCC GTTGAGATTTGTTTGACATCCAATATCCGGACGGAAACAATATCTTCAATAGATATTCATCATTTCG TTGATCTATACAAGGCAAAACATCCTTTGGTTCTCTGCACGGATGATTCGGGGGTTTTCTCTACCAGTCTTTCCAGGGAGTacaatcttgcttcctcttcgtTCG GTCTCGGAAAGACTGAAATGTTTCAGCTTGCTGAAATCGCTATCAATTTTATATTTGCTGATGATGGAGTAAAGGCCGATTTAAGAGCAACATTCGAAGAAGCTGTAAAGAAGCTGAATTCATGA
- the LOC107961981 gene encoding N6-mAMP deaminase isoform X2, whose amino-acid sequence MLTSMVHELARVLGDKGVIVFSDVENVIMKDDRTLHEVFKLFDLIHILTTDHSTVTRITKEVIEDFAAENVVYLELRTTPKRNDSIGMSKRSYMDAVMEGLRAVSSVDVDYSPAGLKTNTFNGSTRKKMYVRFLLSIDRRESTEAAMETVKLALEMRDLGVVGIDLSGNPIVGNWSTFLPALKFAKEKGLYITLHCGEVPNQEEIKAMIDFFPHRIGHACCFDEENWRKLKSAKIPVEICLTSNIRTETISSIDIHHFVDLYKAKHPLVLCTDDSGVFSTSLSREYNLASSSFGLGKTEMFQLAEIAINFIFADDGVKADLRATFEEAVKKLNS is encoded by the exons ATGCTCACCTCAATGGTTCA TGAACTTGCAAGAGTTTTGGGTGATAAGGGTGTCATTGTTTTCTCAGATGTGGAGAATGTTATAATGAAAG ACGACCGTACGCTACACGAAGTATTCAAGCTATTTGACCTTATCCACATTCTCACTACTGATCACTCCACTGTTACAAGGATTACTAAAGAG GTTATTGAAGATTTTGCTGCCGAGAATGTTGTATATCTAGAGCTTAGAACCACTCCTAAG AGAAATGATTCCATAGGAATGAGCAAACGTTCGTATATGGACGCTGTGATGGAGGGTTTAAGAGCTGTCAGTTCGGTTGACGTTGATTATTCTCCCGCTGGTTTGAAGACCAATACATTTAATGGATCTACGAGAAAGAAGATGTATGTAAGATTTCTTCTCAGCATTGATCGTCGTGAGAGCACTGAAGCTGCCATGGAAACT GTTAAGCTTGCACTGGAAATGAGGGATTTAGGTGTAGTTGGCATTGATCTCTCGGGAAACCCGATTGTTGGCAATTG GTCTACATTCTTGCCTGCATTAAAATTTGCAAAGGAGAAGGGTCTCTATATCACTCTTCACTGTGGAGAG GTACCTAACCAAGAGGAAATCAAAGCAATGATAGACTTCTTTCCACATAGGATTGGTCATGCTTGTTGCTTTGATGAGGAAAACTGGAGAAAGTTGAAATCAGCAAAAATCCCC GTTGAGATTTGTTTGACATCCAATATCCGGACGGAAACAATATCTTCAATAGATATTCATCATTTCG TTGATCTATACAAGGCAAAACATCCTTTGGTTCTCTGCACGGATGATTCGGGGGTTTTCTCTACCAGTCTTTCCAGGGAGTacaatcttgcttcctcttcgtTCG GTCTCGGAAAGACTGAAATGTTTCAGCTTGCTGAAATCGCTATCAATTTTATATTTGCTGATGATGGAGTAAAGGCCGATTTAAGAGCAACATTCGAAGAAGCTGTAAAGAAGCTGAATTCATGA
- the LOC107961982 gene encoding phospholipase A I isoform X1, with product MSWGLGWKRPSEIFRLSLNYGYEKSAEDLDHTSPVSSSLSSPESSTPQDQKELGFRIDLDWVAGDDEDQVAIRLQSKLMVALPEPQDTVSVELRETEEKLVGVEMKVEKRREPLRAVTMAKAAGSGQQSDGVGVLVRLLRSNLVPSGDSGLVACGDHWRSVTLLSLCGCGLTTLPVELTQLPVLEKLYLDNNKLSVLPPELGELKILKVLRVDNNMLISVPAELRQCVGLVELSLEHNKLVRPLLDFRAMAELQILRLFGNPLEFLPEILPLHKLRHLSLANIRIVADENLRSVNVQIEMENSSYFGASRHKLSAFFSLIFRFSSCHHPLLASALVKIITQDQGNRVVIGKDENAVRQLISMISSEDRHVVEQACSALSTLGGDVSVAMQLMKCDIMQPIETVMKSPDPVELVSVLQVVVTLAIGSDIVAQKMLTKDVLRSLKLLCAHKNPEVQRLALLAVGNLAFCLENRCILVTSESLKELLMRLTVGPEPRVNKAAARALAILGENENLRRAIRGRQIPKQGLRILSMDGGGMKGLATVQILKEIEKGTGKRIHELFDLICGTSTGGMLAVALGIKLLTLDQCEEIYKNLGKLVFAEPVPKDNEAATWREKLDMLYKSSSQSFRVVVHGSKHSADQFERLLKEMCADEDGDLLIESAVKNIPKVFVVSTLVSVMPAQPFIFRNYQYPVGTPEVPLSISESAGITTLGSPTTGAQVGYKRSAFIGSCKHHIWQAIRASSAAPYYLDDFSDDVNRWQDGAIVANNPTIFSIREAQLLWPDTKIDCIVSIGCGTVPTKARKGGWRYLDTGQVLIESACSVDRTEEALSTLVPMLPEIQYFRFNPVDERCDMELDETDPTVWLKLEACVKDYIENNSESFKNACERLILPFAHDEKWTENLKSQHFAKAKASDADENSPSLGWRRNVLLVEALHSPDSGRIVHHARALESFCARNGIRLSLLHDISGLSKALPATTFPTPFTSPLITGSFPSSPLLFSTDTGLQRLGRIDTVPPLSLDGLQSVKIAISPPTSPSAPRQLSLPVRSLHEKLQNLPQVGIIHLALQNDTVGSVLSWQNDVFVVAEPGELADKFLQSVKLSMLSVLQSQRQKCVSPFANITTIADLVRCKPYFQVGKIGHRYIGRQTQVMEDDIEIGAYMFRRTVPSLHLTPDDVRWMVGAWRDRIIICTGTYGPNANLIKAFLDSGAKAVICPAAEPHDVSVNISGEYNVLENGKFEIGEEDAEDEEVEVETISPVSDWDSDMEKNEEHCTGFGDEEEELSRFVCQVYDLIFREGARVDVALKTALASNRKLRYCCHLPNVK from the exons ATGTCTTGGGGACTAGGATGGAAACGGCCTTCGGAGATCTTCCGTTTGTCTCTAAACTACGGTTATGAAAAATCTGCGGAAGATCTAGACCATACATCTCCGGTAAGTTCCTCTTTGTCTTCACCGGAATCCTCAACGCCGCAAGATCAGAAAGAGCTAGGGTTTAGGATTGATCTGGATTGGGTTGCGGGGGATGACGAGGATCAGGTGGCGATAAGGCTGCAATCCAAATTGATGGTGGCGCTTCCGGAGCCGCAAGATACGGTTTCGGTGGAATTGAGGGAGACGGAAGAGAAATTAGTGGGAGTGGAGATGAAGGTGGAGAAGAGGAGAGAGCCATTGCGGGCGGTTACGATGGCTAAGGCGGCCGGCTCAGGTCAGCAGAGTGATGGGGTCGGAGTATTGGTTCGATTGCTACGGTCAAATTTGGTTCCTTCTGGTGACAGTGGTCTGGTTGCCTGCGGTGACCATTGGAGAAGTGTCACTTTGCTTAGCCTTTGTGGTTGTGGTTTAACG ACACTGCCCGTTGAGCTAACTCAATTGCCTGTTCTTGAGAAACTATACCTTGATAACAACAAGCTCTCTGTGTTACCACCTGAGCTTGGTGAACTAAAAATCTTAAAAGTACTCAGGGTTGACAACAACATGCTTATTTCAGTTCCTG CAGAGCTGAGACAGTGCGTTGGGCTAGTGGAATTGTCATTGGAACATAACAAACTTGTTCGGCCTCTTCTTGACTTCAG GGCTATGGCCGAGTTGCAGATTCTTAGGTTATTTGGTAATCCACTTGAATTCCTTCCTGAAATCTTGCCTTTACACAAGCTACGCCATTTGTCCCTTGCAAATATCAGGATTGTGGCTGATGAAAATCTAAGATCAGTGAATGTGCAAATAGAG ATGGAGAATAGCTCTTACTTTGGTGCATCTAGACACAAGCTGAGTGCCTTTTTCTCTCTCATATTCCGTTTTTCTTCTTGTCATCACCCTTTGCTAGCCTCTGCACTGGTCAAGATAATAACACAAGACCAGGGGAATCGTGTAGTTATTGGTAAAGATGAGAATGCAGTGAGACAGCTCATAAGTATGATAAGTAGTGAAGACCGGCATGTG GTCGAACAAGCCTGCTCCGCTCTATCAACTCTTGGTGGAGATGTTTCCGTAGCAATGCAGTTGATGAAATGTGACATCATGCAACCCATTGAAACTGTTATGAAGTCTCCTGACCCGGTAGAACTGGTTTCTGTGCTACAAGTTGTGGTCACATTGGCCATTGGATCTGATATTGTAGCTCAGAAGATGCTAACCAAGGATGTTTTGAGATCATTAAAATTACTCTGTGCCCATAAAAACCCAGAG GTGCAAAGGCTTGCTTTGTTAGCTGTTGGAAATTTGGCTTTCTGTTTGGAGAATCGTTGCATTCTTGTGACCTCTGAAAGCTTGAAGGAGCTTCTCATGAGACTGACCGTTGGACCTGAACCACGTGTGAATAAAGCTGCTGCTCGTGCTTTAGCAATTCTTG GAGAAAATGAAAACTTGCGACGGGCTATAAGAGGAAGACAGATACCAAAACAAGGCCTACGCATACTGTCAATGGATGGAGGTGGCATGAAAGGTCTTGCAACTGTGCAGATCCTTAAAGAAATTGAGAAGGGAACTGGGAAGAGAATACATGAGCTATTTGACCTTATCTGTGGGACATCAACTGGAGGAATGCTTGCTGTTGCCCTTGGTATTAAGTTATTGACCTTGGACCAATGTGAAGAAATATACAAAAATCTTG GAAAACTTGTTTTCGCTGAACCTGTGCCAAAGGATAATGAAGCTGCAACTTGGAGAGAGAAGTTGGATATGCTTTATAAAAGTTCTTCACAGAGCTTCAGAGTTGTTGTACATGGATCTAAA CACAGTGCAGATCAGTTTGAAAGGTTGCTAAAGGAAATGTGTGCTGATGAGGATGGTGACCTACTAATTGAATCTGCTGTGAAAAACATTCCGAAAGTTTTTGTAGTGTCTACTTTGGTGAGCGTTATGCCAGCTCAGCCTTTTATATTCCGCAATTATCAG TATCCTGTGGGAACCCCCGAGGTGCCTCTTTCGATATCAGAAAGTGCTGGAATTACCACTCTAGGATCTCCAACTACAGGTGCTCAAGTTGGCTACAAACGAAGTGCTTTTATTGGAAGTTGTAAACACCATATATGGCAAGCTATAAGAGCTTCTTCTGCTGCCCCATATTATCTTGATGACTTCTCAGATG ATGTAAACCGCTGGCAAGATGGTGCTATAGTGGCAAACAATCCAACTATCTTCTCAATAAGAGAAGCACAACTTTTGTGGCCAGATACAAAAATTGACTGTATAGTTTCAATTGGCTGTGGTACTGTGCCTACAAAG GCACGAAAAGGTGGTTGGCGATATCTAGATACTGGGCAAGTTCTGATTGAGAGTGCATGCTCTGTGGACCGAACTGAGGAAGCTTTGAGTACTTTGGTACCTATGCTTCCTGAGATTCAATATTTTCGGTTTAATCCAG TTGATGAACGTTGTGACATGGAGCTTGATGAGACTGATCCAACAGTTTGGCTGAAGTTGGAAGCTTGTGTAAAGGACTACATCGAGAACAATTCTGAGTCCTTCAAGAATGCATGCGAAAGACTTATTCTACCCTTTGCACATGACGAGAAGTGGACAGAGAATTTGAAATCTCAACATTTTGCCAAGGCAAAGGCATCAGATGCAG ATGAGAATAGCCCTTCTTTAGGCTGGAGGCGAAATGTTCTACTTGTTGAAGCTTTGCATAGTCCTGATTCAGGAAGAATTGTGCACCATGCTCGGGCACTGGAGTCATTTTGTGCACGAAATGGAATTAGATTATCTCTTTTGCATGATATATCTGGACTTTCGAAGGCATTACCAGCTACAACATTTCCAACACCATTTACCTCTCCTCTGATCACTGGAAGTTTCCCTTCAAGCCCTCTTTTATTCAGTACTGATACTGGCCTGCAGAGGCTTGGCCGAATTGACACAGTCCCACCTTTAAGCTTGGATGGATTACAATCTGTAAAGATAGCTATATCACCCCCTACATCCCCTTCTGCACCCAGGCAGCTCTCTTTACCTGTACGGTCATTGCATGAGAAGTTACAGAATCTACCACAAGTGGGCATTATACATTTGGCCCTTCAAAATGACACTGTTGGTTCGGTTTTAAG TTGGCAAAATGACGTGTTTGTTGTGGCTGAACCTGGAGAACTGGCTGATAAGTTTCTACAAAGCGTTAAGTTGAGCATGTTGTCGGTGTTACAGAGCCAGCGTCAAAAGTGTGTATCACCTTTTGCCAATATTACAACTATTGCTGATTTGGTCCGTTGTAAACCATACTTCCAAGTTGGAAAGATTGGCCATAGATATATTGGACGCCAAACCCAA GTCATGGAAGATGATATTGAAATTGGGGCATACATGTTTCGCCGCACAGTCCCTTCTTTGCACTTGACACCTGATGATGTTCGTTGGATG GTTGGAGCTTGGAGGGATAGGATCATAATCTGCACGGGAACTTACGGTCCCAATGCAAATTTGATCAAGGCCTTTCTAGACTCGGGGGCCAAAGCTGTTATATGCCCTGCAGCTGAGCCTCATGATGTGTCAGTTAATATATCAGGAGAGTATAACGTTCTGGAAAATGGGAAGTTTGAGATTGGTGAAGAAGATGCGGAAGATGAAGAGGTTGAGGTGGAAACTATCAGTCCGGTGAGTGACTGGGATAGTGACATGGAGAAGAATGAGGAGCATTGTACAGGTTTTGGCGATGAAGAAGAGGAACTATCAAGGTTCGTGTGTCAGGTGTATGACTTGATATTTCGGGAAGGCGCCAGAGTTGACGTTGCACTAAAAACTGCACTTGCCTCTAATCGGAAGCTGAGGTATTGTTGTCACCTTCCCAATGTAAAATAG
- the LOC107961982 gene encoding phospholipase A I isoform X2 yields MSWGLGWKRPSEIFRLSLNYGYEKSAEDLDHTSPVSSSLSSPESSTPQDQKELGFRIDLDWVAGDDEDQVAIRLQSKLMVALPEPQDTVSVELRETEEKLVGVEMKVEKRREPLRAVTMAKAAGSGQQSDGVGVLVRLLRSNLVPSGDSGLVACGDHWRSVTLLSLCGCGLTTLPVELTQLPVLEKLYLDNNKLSVLPPELGELKILKVLRVDNNMLISVPELRQCVGLVELSLEHNKLVRPLLDFRAMAELQILRLFGNPLEFLPEILPLHKLRHLSLANIRIVADENLRSVNVQIEMENSSYFGASRHKLSAFFSLIFRFSSCHHPLLASALVKIITQDQGNRVVIGKDENAVRQLISMISSEDRHVVEQACSALSTLGGDVSVAMQLMKCDIMQPIETVMKSPDPVELVSVLQVVVTLAIGSDIVAQKMLTKDVLRSLKLLCAHKNPEVQRLALLAVGNLAFCLENRCILVTSESLKELLMRLTVGPEPRVNKAAARALAILGENENLRRAIRGRQIPKQGLRILSMDGGGMKGLATVQILKEIEKGTGKRIHELFDLICGTSTGGMLAVALGIKLLTLDQCEEIYKNLGKLVFAEPVPKDNEAATWREKLDMLYKSSSQSFRVVVHGSKHSADQFERLLKEMCADEDGDLLIESAVKNIPKVFVVSTLVSVMPAQPFIFRNYQYPVGTPEVPLSISESAGITTLGSPTTGAQVGYKRSAFIGSCKHHIWQAIRASSAAPYYLDDFSDDVNRWQDGAIVANNPTIFSIREAQLLWPDTKIDCIVSIGCGTVPTKARKGGWRYLDTGQVLIESACSVDRTEEALSTLVPMLPEIQYFRFNPVDERCDMELDETDPTVWLKLEACVKDYIENNSESFKNACERLILPFAHDEKWTENLKSQHFAKAKASDADENSPSLGWRRNVLLVEALHSPDSGRIVHHARALESFCARNGIRLSLLHDISGLSKALPATTFPTPFTSPLITGSFPSSPLLFSTDTGLQRLGRIDTVPPLSLDGLQSVKIAISPPTSPSAPRQLSLPVRSLHEKLQNLPQVGIIHLALQNDTVGSVLSWQNDVFVVAEPGELADKFLQSVKLSMLSVLQSQRQKCVSPFANITTIADLVRCKPYFQVGKIGHRYIGRQTQVMEDDIEIGAYMFRRTVPSLHLTPDDVRWMVGAWRDRIIICTGTYGPNANLIKAFLDSGAKAVICPAAEPHDVSVNISGEYNVLENGKFEIGEEDAEDEEVEVETISPVSDWDSDMEKNEEHCTGFGDEEEELSRFVCQVYDLIFREGARVDVALKTALASNRKLRYCCHLPNVK; encoded by the exons ATGTCTTGGGGACTAGGATGGAAACGGCCTTCGGAGATCTTCCGTTTGTCTCTAAACTACGGTTATGAAAAATCTGCGGAAGATCTAGACCATACATCTCCGGTAAGTTCCTCTTTGTCTTCACCGGAATCCTCAACGCCGCAAGATCAGAAAGAGCTAGGGTTTAGGATTGATCTGGATTGGGTTGCGGGGGATGACGAGGATCAGGTGGCGATAAGGCTGCAATCCAAATTGATGGTGGCGCTTCCGGAGCCGCAAGATACGGTTTCGGTGGAATTGAGGGAGACGGAAGAGAAATTAGTGGGAGTGGAGATGAAGGTGGAGAAGAGGAGAGAGCCATTGCGGGCGGTTACGATGGCTAAGGCGGCCGGCTCAGGTCAGCAGAGTGATGGGGTCGGAGTATTGGTTCGATTGCTACGGTCAAATTTGGTTCCTTCTGGTGACAGTGGTCTGGTTGCCTGCGGTGACCATTGGAGAAGTGTCACTTTGCTTAGCCTTTGTGGTTGTGGTTTAACG ACACTGCCCGTTGAGCTAACTCAATTGCCTGTTCTTGAGAAACTATACCTTGATAACAACAAGCTCTCTGTGTTACCACCTGAGCTTGGTGAACTAAAAATCTTAAAAGTACTCAGGGTTGACAACAACATGCTTATTTCAGTTCCTG AGCTGAGACAGTGCGTTGGGCTAGTGGAATTGTCATTGGAACATAACAAACTTGTTCGGCCTCTTCTTGACTTCAG GGCTATGGCCGAGTTGCAGATTCTTAGGTTATTTGGTAATCCACTTGAATTCCTTCCTGAAATCTTGCCTTTACACAAGCTACGCCATTTGTCCCTTGCAAATATCAGGATTGTGGCTGATGAAAATCTAAGATCAGTGAATGTGCAAATAGAG ATGGAGAATAGCTCTTACTTTGGTGCATCTAGACACAAGCTGAGTGCCTTTTTCTCTCTCATATTCCGTTTTTCTTCTTGTCATCACCCTTTGCTAGCCTCTGCACTGGTCAAGATAATAACACAAGACCAGGGGAATCGTGTAGTTATTGGTAAAGATGAGAATGCAGTGAGACAGCTCATAAGTATGATAAGTAGTGAAGACCGGCATGTG GTCGAACAAGCCTGCTCCGCTCTATCAACTCTTGGTGGAGATGTTTCCGTAGCAATGCAGTTGATGAAATGTGACATCATGCAACCCATTGAAACTGTTATGAAGTCTCCTGACCCGGTAGAACTGGTTTCTGTGCTACAAGTTGTGGTCACATTGGCCATTGGATCTGATATTGTAGCTCAGAAGATGCTAACCAAGGATGTTTTGAGATCATTAAAATTACTCTGTGCCCATAAAAACCCAGAG GTGCAAAGGCTTGCTTTGTTAGCTGTTGGAAATTTGGCTTTCTGTTTGGAGAATCGTTGCATTCTTGTGACCTCTGAAAGCTTGAAGGAGCTTCTCATGAGACTGACCGTTGGACCTGAACCACGTGTGAATAAAGCTGCTGCTCGTGCTTTAGCAATTCTTG GAGAAAATGAAAACTTGCGACGGGCTATAAGAGGAAGACAGATACCAAAACAAGGCCTACGCATACTGTCAATGGATGGAGGTGGCATGAAAGGTCTTGCAACTGTGCAGATCCTTAAAGAAATTGAGAAGGGAACTGGGAAGAGAATACATGAGCTATTTGACCTTATCTGTGGGACATCAACTGGAGGAATGCTTGCTGTTGCCCTTGGTATTAAGTTATTGACCTTGGACCAATGTGAAGAAATATACAAAAATCTTG GAAAACTTGTTTTCGCTGAACCTGTGCCAAAGGATAATGAAGCTGCAACTTGGAGAGAGAAGTTGGATATGCTTTATAAAAGTTCTTCACAGAGCTTCAGAGTTGTTGTACATGGATCTAAA CACAGTGCAGATCAGTTTGAAAGGTTGCTAAAGGAAATGTGTGCTGATGAGGATGGTGACCTACTAATTGAATCTGCTGTGAAAAACATTCCGAAAGTTTTTGTAGTGTCTACTTTGGTGAGCGTTATGCCAGCTCAGCCTTTTATATTCCGCAATTATCAG TATCCTGTGGGAACCCCCGAGGTGCCTCTTTCGATATCAGAAAGTGCTGGAATTACCACTCTAGGATCTCCAACTACAGGTGCTCAAGTTGGCTACAAACGAAGTGCTTTTATTGGAAGTTGTAAACACCATATATGGCAAGCTATAAGAGCTTCTTCTGCTGCCCCATATTATCTTGATGACTTCTCAGATG ATGTAAACCGCTGGCAAGATGGTGCTATAGTGGCAAACAATCCAACTATCTTCTCAATAAGAGAAGCACAACTTTTGTGGCCAGATACAAAAATTGACTGTATAGTTTCAATTGGCTGTGGTACTGTGCCTACAAAG GCACGAAAAGGTGGTTGGCGATATCTAGATACTGGGCAAGTTCTGATTGAGAGTGCATGCTCTGTGGACCGAACTGAGGAAGCTTTGAGTACTTTGGTACCTATGCTTCCTGAGATTCAATATTTTCGGTTTAATCCAG TTGATGAACGTTGTGACATGGAGCTTGATGAGACTGATCCAACAGTTTGGCTGAAGTTGGAAGCTTGTGTAAAGGACTACATCGAGAACAATTCTGAGTCCTTCAAGAATGCATGCGAAAGACTTATTCTACCCTTTGCACATGACGAGAAGTGGACAGAGAATTTGAAATCTCAACATTTTGCCAAGGCAAAGGCATCAGATGCAG ATGAGAATAGCCCTTCTTTAGGCTGGAGGCGAAATGTTCTACTTGTTGAAGCTTTGCATAGTCCTGATTCAGGAAGAATTGTGCACCATGCTCGGGCACTGGAGTCATTTTGTGCACGAAATGGAATTAGATTATCTCTTTTGCATGATATATCTGGACTTTCGAAGGCATTACCAGCTACAACATTTCCAACACCATTTACCTCTCCTCTGATCACTGGAAGTTTCCCTTCAAGCCCTCTTTTATTCAGTACTGATACTGGCCTGCAGAGGCTTGGCCGAATTGACACAGTCCCACCTTTAAGCTTGGATGGATTACAATCTGTAAAGATAGCTATATCACCCCCTACATCCCCTTCTGCACCCAGGCAGCTCTCTTTACCTGTACGGTCATTGCATGAGAAGTTACAGAATCTACCACAAGTGGGCATTATACATTTGGCCCTTCAAAATGACACTGTTGGTTCGGTTTTAAG TTGGCAAAATGACGTGTTTGTTGTGGCTGAACCTGGAGAACTGGCTGATAAGTTTCTACAAAGCGTTAAGTTGAGCATGTTGTCGGTGTTACAGAGCCAGCGTCAAAAGTGTGTATCACCTTTTGCCAATATTACAACTATTGCTGATTTGGTCCGTTGTAAACCATACTTCCAAGTTGGAAAGATTGGCCATAGATATATTGGACGCCAAACCCAA GTCATGGAAGATGATATTGAAATTGGGGCATACATGTTTCGCCGCACAGTCCCTTCTTTGCACTTGACACCTGATGATGTTCGTTGGATG GTTGGAGCTTGGAGGGATAGGATCATAATCTGCACGGGAACTTACGGTCCCAATGCAAATTTGATCAAGGCCTTTCTAGACTCGGGGGCCAAAGCTGTTATATGCCCTGCAGCTGAGCCTCATGATGTGTCAGTTAATATATCAGGAGAGTATAACGTTCTGGAAAATGGGAAGTTTGAGATTGGTGAAGAAGATGCGGAAGATGAAGAGGTTGAGGTGGAAACTATCAGTCCGGTGAGTGACTGGGATAGTGACATGGAGAAGAATGAGGAGCATTGTACAGGTTTTGGCGATGAAGAAGAGGAACTATCAAGGTTCGTGTGTCAGGTGTATGACTTGATATTTCGGGAAGGCGCCAGAGTTGACGTTGCACTAAAAACTGCACTTGCCTCTAATCGGAAGCTGAGGTATTGTTGTCACCTTCCCAATGTAAAATAG
- the LOC107961984 gene encoding uncharacterized protein — protein sequence MQYKTSFKHPNFYPHKMAASAPIAIGTRGTVGSLLKKEIEYFTKFELEGRGGSWKPHAHMVDMDCRTGHSRPGFWFLITGWKRKKRKGNTGFLPSMCSAIEVAEKEQFNRIPGFNYRILQNDVHNFHV from the coding sequence ATGCAGTATAAAACCAGCTTCAAACACCCCAATTTTTACCCTCACAAAATGGCTGCTTCAGCTCCTATTGCAATTGGCACTAGGGGTACTGTAGGATCACTCCTCAAGAAGGAAATCGAGTACTTCACCAAGTTTGAGCTAGAAGGACGAGGTGGGTCATGGAAACCCCATGCCCATATGGTGGATATGGATTGCAGAACTGGCCATTCAAGGCCTGGTTTCTGGTTCTTGATTACTGGTTGGAAAAGGAAGAAACGAAAAGGCAACACTGGGTTCTTGCCAAGCATGTGTTCTGCAATAGAAGTTGCCGAAAAGGAACAGTTTAACAGGATCCCTGGTTTCAATTACAGGATCCTTCAAAATGATGTCCACAACTTTCATGTTTAG